CGGCTGCGGTAATTTCGATGGCGGTTTTGAAGTTTTTTAAAGGCAGCAATATTCTGGAAAATAATATGGTGCAGACTCAGGCTTCGGCCGCGGGTACGCTCTCCAGTATTATTTTTATCTTGCCGGGTTTGCTGATGGCCGGTTATTGGGCGGGCTTTCCGTTTTGGCAGACAACGCTGCTGTGTATGTCCGGTGGTATTTTGGGCGTGATTTTCACTGTGCCTTTGCGTTATGCGATGGTGGTGAAGAGCGATTTGCCTTATCCGGAAGGTGTGGCGGCGGCTGAGATTTTGAAGGTCGGCGACCATGATGCGGACCAACAGGAAGGCGGCAGCGGTATCAAGGAATTGGTGTCGGGCGGCGCACTGGCCGGTTTGATGAGCTTCTGCGCAAGCGGTTTGCGCGTGGTGGCCGACAGCGCGAGCTTTTGGTTTAAAGGCGGCGCGTCGGTGTTCCAAGTGCCGATGGGCTTTTCTTTGGCCTTGCTGGGCGCGGGCTATTTGGTCGGCCTGACCGGCGGTATCGCGATTTTGCTGGGTATTTCGATTGCCTGGGGCGTGGCCGTGCCTTATTTGTCGGCGCATATTCCGCAACCTGCCGATATGGAGATGATTCCTTTTGCGATGTCTTTGTGGAAGGAAAAAGTCCGTTTTATCGGCGCGGGTACGATCGGTATCGCGGCTATTTGGACGCTGTTGACTTTGATGAAACCGATGGTCGAGGGTATGCGCCTGTCTTTCCGCAATTTCGGCGGTGCGCAGATGACCGAACGGACGGAACAGGATTTGTCGCCTAAGGCGATGATTGCCTGGGTGTTGGCGATGATGCTGGTGTTGGGCGTGTCTTTCTTCCACTTTATCGGCGACTCGCATATTTCCGGCGGTTTGGCTTGGCTGTTGGTGGTCGTATGTACGCTGCTGGCTTCGATTATCGGCTTTTTGGTGGCTGCGGCTTGTGGTTATATGGCCGGTTTGGTCGGTTCGTCTTCCAGCCCGATTTCGGGTGTGGGTATCGTCTCTATCGTTATCATTTCGCTGGTGTTGCTGTTGGTCGGCGAATCCGGCGGCTTGATGGCGGACGAGGCAAACCGCAAATTCCTGCTGGCGTTGACGCTGTTTTGCGGCGCGTCCGTGATTTGTGTGGCTTCGATTTCCAATGACAACCTGCAGGATTTGAAAACGGGTTATCTGGTAAAAGCAACACCTTGGAAACAGCAGGTTGCGCTGATTGTCGGCTGCGTTGTCGGTGCCGTGGTGATTTCGCCTGTGTTGGAGCTTTTGTATGAAGCCTACGGCTTTACCGGCGCGATGCCGCGTGAAGGCATGGATGCGGCTCAAGCCCTTGCCGCGCCTCAGGCAACTTTGATGACCACCATCGCCCAAGGTATTTTCTCGCACAATCTGCAATGGGATTATATTTTCACCGGCGTGGGCATCGGCGTGGCGTTGATTGCGGTCGATTTCACATTGCGCAAATCTTCCGGCGGCAAGCGCGCTTTGCCGGTATTGGCCGTGGGCATGGGCATTTACCTGCCGCCGTCTATAAATATGCCGATTGTGATCGGCGCGGTATTGGCGGCTGTGTTGAAATCCGTCATCGCCCGCCGTCAAGAAAACCGTGAAGGCCGTCTGAAAAATGCGGAACGTATCGGTACGCTGTTCTCCGCCGGTTTGATTGTCGGCGAGAGTCTGATCGGTGTGATTATGGCGTTTATCATCGCCTTCTCCGTAACCAACGGCGGTTCGGATGCACCTTTGGCCCTGAACCTGGAAAACTGGGATACGGCCGCCAAATGGCTGGGCTTGGCGTTTTTTGTTTTCGGTATGTTCGTGTTTGCACGCCGCGTGTTGAAAGCAGGACGCTAAGTTTGTAGGTTGAGAAAAGGCCGTCTGAAACCCAAAAAATTGGGGTTTCAGACGGCCTTTTTAGTGTAGAGTTGTTTGGAGGGATTGGGCTAACGCTGATTCAAACAATCTGCAATTGCTTTGGCAATTTTGGCACTGGCGCCTTGGTGTTGCGAAATGAATTGCTCGGTGTGGCTGATCAGCTGTTGTCGCAGCGTTTCATCGTCGAGGTATTGGCGCGTGGTTCTGTACCAGGCTTCGGCGGTTTCGACGCGGACGGCGGCTTTGGCTTCGACTGCGCCTTTGCAGGCTTGGGCGAAGTTGTAGTTGGAGTAGCCGAAGAGGGTGGGGACGCGGCAGGAGATGGGTTCGATAATGTTTTGGCAGCCGGCATCAACGAGGCTGCCGCCAACGAAGGCAATGTCCGCGCTGAGGTAGTAGGCGGCAAGTTCGCCCATGCTGTCGCCTATCCAAACTTGTGTATCGGGGGAAACGGGTTGTCCGTCGCTGCGTTTTTGGACGGTATAACCAAGCGATTTGGCGGTATCGTAGGCCGTCTGAAAGTTTTCAGGGTGGCGCGGGACGATGACCAGCAAGGCATTGCCGCGGTAGCCCTGCCATGCTTTGAGGAGCAGCTCGGCTTCGTCTGTGCCTTTGTACACGCGCGTGCTGGCGCAGACGACGACGGCTCGTGCGCCGATGCGTTCTTTAAAGGCGGCGGCAAGCGGGCGCGAGTCGTCGGGGGGCGCGATGTCGTATTTGGTGTTGCCGCAGACGTGGACGTTGGATGCGCCGATGAGGTGCAGGCGTTCGGCATCGGCGGCGGTTTGGGCAAAGCAGCCGGAGAGGGTCTGCATGGCAGGCTCGACCAGCTTGCGGATTTTGAGGTAGCCGCGTTGGGATTTTTCGGAGAGGCGCGCGTTGGCCAAAAAGAGGGGAATACCTGCTTTTTGGCAGCCGTGCATCAGGTTGGGCCAGATTTCGGTTTCCATCAAAATGCCGCAGATGGGGCGGTGTTCGGCTAAAAATCGGGCGACCCATTCGGATTTGTCGTAGGGCAGGTAACGGCATTGCGCATCGGGGAACAGGGATTGCGCGGTGGCGCGGCCGGTCGGCGTCATTTGGGTAATCAGAAACGGCGAGTCGGGAAAATGGCGGCGCAATGCCTGCACCAAAGGCTCGGCCGCACGCGTTTCGCCGACGGATACGGCGTGTATCCAAATCGGGCGTTGCACGGGATTGGGATACGCCTGCCCGAAACGCTCGTCCCAATGCTCGAGATAGGCTGGGGATTTGAGGGCGCGGCGACGCAGGTGGCGGCGGATCAGGAAGGGGGCGAGGTGCCACAGCGTGGCGTAAAGGCGGCGTATCATGCTTACGGGTCTTGTGTCGGAATAGGCCTATTTTATCGGAAACTGAAACGGAAGATATAGCTTTGATGCGTGTTTTACGCAAAGGAAATAGGCCGTCTGAAAGGTTTCAGACGGCCTTTAATGCAGGTATAAACGCGTTTACTTCACTTGCGCCATATATTTTTTCAGACGGCCTTTGCTTTGCATGGCGCGGTTTTCCATTTCATCGACAACGGCTTGTGCTTTGGCTTTGTTCACCGGTTTGCCGACCTGAATTACGCCGCTCATGTTCATCATGCGGTGCGGCGGGCAGGTATAGACGTACACGCCTTCTTTGTCGAGCTTGAGCGTGAAGTCTTTGCCGTCTTCGGAAAGGAAGTCGGCAACGCCGTCAGGCAGGGCTTTGCTTTGTACCCAGTGTCCGCTGTTAGTAGCTTTGAAGGTAACAGTATCGCCGACTTTGGCATTGACGTAGCCTGGCTCGAACACCATGCTGCCGTCTTTGCCGTTGTCGAGCATTTTGATTTCGTGGTTGGCGGCGTATGCGCTCAGGGAAGCGGTCAGCATCAGGAGGAAGAGTGATTTTTTCATGGGAAAGTCCTTTTTGTGAAGAGTATAAAATGATTGCGTGGCTGGTTTCTTGGTGGCAGATTTACCAGCTAGGATTGCCGCATCGGGCGGATAACGGGCAGGCCTTTGCTGTCGTATAAGAGCTCGATGTCCACTTTATACAGCCTGCCTATCATGTCTGCCTGCAATACGTCCTGCGGCGCGCCCTGCGCCTGTACTTTGCCTTCGCCGAGCAGAATCACGCCGTCTGAAAACTGTGCGGCGAGGCTCAAATCATGTAACACCATCAACGTAACCAGATTGTGTTCGTGCGTGTATTGCACCACGCGCTCCAAGAGGTTCAACTGGTGGTGCATATCCAGCGCGCTGACTGGTTCGTCCAGCATTAGGATTTCGGGGCGGCGCAGCATGACTTGGGCGAACATGACGAGCTGCCGCTGTCCGCCGGAAAGCCGCATGACGTCGCGGTGCGCCAGATGGCCGATGCCCAGCTCCGCCATGATACTTGCGGCTTCGTGCAGTAGTTCGTCGCCGACGTGCATGTGCAGCGCGTCCATGCGGCCGAGCAACACGACTTCCAGCGCGGTCAGCGAGGCTTCGGCGGCGGTGTCCTGCGGCATATAGCCTATGCGTTTGCGCCAGCTTTGCAGGTGGATTTTGCTCAACACTTCGTCGCCGTAGCGGATGGTGCCTTTGTGCGCTACTTCGCCAAAAATCGTTTTCATCAGCGAGGATTTGCCCGTGCCGTTCGGGCCGAGCACGGAATAGACTTTGCCTTGTTCCAGCGTCAAATCGATACTGTCGGCGACCACATAATCGCCACGCCGGATATGGACATTTTCAAGTTTCAACATTTCAGATGGCCTATCGTTTCGTTAATACAATCCAGAAGAAGAACGGCACGCCGACAAACGACGTAACGATGCCCACCGGAAACAGCGCGCCCGGGATAATCACCTTGGACAACACGCTCGCCACCGATAAAAACGCCGCCCCTGCCAGCATCGCGCCGGGCAGGAAGAAACGTTGGTCTTCGCCCAAAAGAATCCGCGCCACATGCGGCGCGACCAAGCCGATAAAGCCGATCACGCCGACAAAACTGATGGCCGTCGCCGTCATTACCGCCACCAATACCAGCGTTTTCAGGCGCAAAAATTGCAGATTGATGCCCAGCCCGACGGCGCGTTCTTCGCCCAAGCGCAGCGCAGTCAGCTTCCACACATCGCGCGAAAGCAGAAACACGCACACCGCCGTAACCGCCGCCGTAACGATGACCGTCTCCCAAGTTGCTTTGTTTAAACTGCCAAACAGCCAAAACAGAATCTGCTGCGAAATCTCAGGCGCGGCGATAAATTGAATCAGCGACAAAATCGACTGAAACAGAAACAACAGCGCAATCCCCACCAGCACCAGCATCGCCGAATTGAAGCGGCGCGCCGAGGCAAACAAAAACAAGATGCCCGAAGCCAGCATGGTCATCACAAACGCACCGATAGGAACGGCGACCGTTTCAGGCAGCCCGAAACCGCCGAACGCAATCACCATCGACGCGCCCAAACCTGCCGCCGCCGCCAAGCCCAGCGTATAAGGGCTGGCCATCGGGTTGTTCAACAGCGTTTGAATTTCCGCACCGCCGACACCCAAAGCCGCGCCGACTACCAAGGCCATTACCGCAATCGGCAGGCGCAGATCCATCACAATCAGGCGGTTCATTTCATCGACTCCGGGTTTGCCCAGCAAAACATTGACCACTTCGCCGACCGGCAGCGTGTCCGTCATCGCAGGGCCGGTGGCAATATCGAATAGGAAACTGACCGCGGCGATGACTAAAAACATCAACACAATCAACCAACGCTTGCCTTCCAACTTGCGCTGGTTTTTCACAATCTCGGCGACAACCGAATCATTCATGTTTCAAACCTTTAAAAAAGAGTGTTGTGAAAGGGGAGAACAGGTTTGCCTTTTTCTTCCGCAAAAATTTCAGACGGCCTTACGATTTAAAAGGCCGTCTGAAAATCTAAACTACCTTATTGTCCTTTCGGATAGAGGTAGAACGTGCCGTTCGGCACGACGGGCAGGTTTTGGCGGTAGAAGTCCAGATAGGTCTTCTCAGGGTTGAAATCTTTAAACAACTGCGGATAAATCGCTTTGGCCATAAACTGAATCGATGCGCTGTCGGACAGCGTGCGCGAGTTGGCGTGGTAGGCGGCGTAGAGGCGGTTGTTTTTAATCGCAGGCAGGTTGGCCCAGCCGGCGCGTTTGGCAAAGCCTGCCAAGCGTTTTTCCGCTTCGGCTTTCGGAATGCCCCAGCCCATCACCATGGCGGTCGGGCTTTTCTTCAATTCGGTTTCGCGGCCGGTAATCACGATGACGTCGGGTTTGGCGGCGAGGACTTTTTCAGGGTTGATCGGGCCGTAGAATTCGACCGAAGAAGCGGCGATATTGTTGCCGCCGACCAGCGTCGCCATCGAACCCCACATGCTCTTGCCGAAGGTAACGCTGTGTTCTGAAGGGCCTTTGTTACCGAACTCGACATAGACTTTAGGCTTGGGCAGGTTGGCTTTTTGCACGCGCGCTTGGATGGTGTCGGCGACGCGTTTGTAGTCTGCCGCCAGTTTGTCGGCTTTTTGCTGCTGGCCGGTCAGCGTGCCGATGAGCTTGGTTGATTGAACGTGTTTGGCGACCGTTTGCGCGTTGTAGTCCAACACGACGATGGGGATGCCGGCTTTGTTGATGCGGTCGAGATCGGAACCCAACGCCTTGTATTGCCATTCGGCCAAAACCAGCAAATCGGGTTTCAGCGCCAATACTTTCTCAATCGAGAAAGTGCCGACTTCCACTTCGCCCACGTCGGTCAGCTGATTCAGTTTAGGTACGGCTTTGCTGAATGCCGCCCAGCTTGGCGGCGCCCAGTCGGCCCAAACTGCTTTGGAAAAACCGACGACGTTGTCCAGCGCGGTTTTACCGCCGATGGCCATGTAGTCTTGGTAATAGAAGCCCAAAACCACGCGTTTGGCAGGCAGGTCGACGGTTACCTTACGGCCGACGGTATCGGTCAGCTGAACGGGTTTGGCAAAAGCGGATACGGAGCCGACTGATAACGCTGCAGCGGCAATCAAAGCAGAAAGTTGCGTAAATCTCATAAATTATTCCTTTAGAATATGATGATAACTATTATCTTTTTATAAATTTACAAGGTATTGAATCTTTTTTCAAGTAAACGTAGAAATAGACATATTTTAGAGTAAAAAGTTGCATTATTAAAACAAAGGGATAGTGTTTGGTTGTACTGAAGAATTAGTGAAAAGGAATGATATGGGTGCCTAAAGCCATAGTGGGCAGTAGCTGGAAGAAATAGGCAAAGGGTCATTTATTGCAAAAAATAAAAGGTATCCGGTTGAGTACAGCAGGCCGTCTGAAACCTTGTAATCGGGGTTCAGACGGCCTTTGGGGTGGGTATAAAAGCGTTTATTTCACTTGCGCCATATATTTTTCAGACGGCCTGTAAGCAGTATTTGGGAAAAGTGAAAAAGGTTGGTTTTTGAAATGGCGAAATAGGGGAGAAGGGGGCTTGAGGGAGAATCGGGTGTAAACCCAAAATGGGGGCGAATAAAAAGGGCGTGTATCGAAACACGCCCTTGCCGGAGGTTCAGACGGCCTGTGATTCCGTCTGTTCGCTTTGGTTGAGGATTTTAATCAGCTTCTCGGTTTTTTCCGGATCTTCGCAGCGCAGGATTTTGGCGGCATCGTTTTCGAGATGACCGGTGTGGCTGTGCAGGATGATGTTTTTAACCGAAAGCAGGTTGTTGGGATTCATGGAGAAGCGGCGCAGGCCCATGCCGAGCAACAGTCGGGTGAAGACGGTATCGCCGGCCATTTCGCCGCAGATGGACACGCCTTTTTCCATGCGGTTTGCCGTGCGGATGATGTGTTGCAGCGTTTTGAGGACGGCAGGGTGGCCGGGTTGGTAGAGGTGGCCGACGCTGTCGTCGCCGCGGTCGACCGACAGGAGGTATTGAATCAGGTCGTTGGTGCCGATGGAGATGAAATCGACGAGCTTGAGGATGCTGCCGACGGTCATGGCGGCGGACGGGATTTCAATCATGCAGCCGATGCTGACCGGTCCGAAGGCTTCGTCGCGTTCGGTCAGTTGGCGTTGGGCCGTGTCCAGATGGATAAGGCATTGGCGCACTTCGGAAATAGACGTAATCATCGGCCACATCATGCGCACGGGGCCGTGGACGGCGGCACGGAGGATGGCGCGCATTTGGGTGCGGAACATGACCGGCTCGGCGAGGCACAGGCGGATGCCGGTCAGGCCGAGTGCGGGGTTGAGGCTGCCGTTGGGCGAGCTGTTTTGGCCGAACCAGCGCGGATTTTTATCGACACCCAAATCGACGGTGCGGACGGTGATGCTTTTGCCTTTCATCTTTTTCACAATCGCGCTGTACACTTCGTATTGCTCGTCTTCAGACGGCATGGTGTCGCGGTTGAGATAAAGAAATTCGCTGCGGAACAGGCCGACGCCGTCTGCGCCGAAGTTGTGCAGGGTTTTGATGTCTTCGGCGGATTCGATGTTGGCCAAAAGTTCGATGTTGATGCCGTCGGCCGTGGTGGCGGCGGTTTTTTTGATTTTGTTGAGTTCGCGCTTGTGGCTGCGGTATTCGCGGGCGAGGCGGCGGTATTCGTTGAGGACGACTTCGTCGGGATCGATGATGAGGGTGCCGTTGATGCCGTCGACGATGACGATTTCGTTTTCGGTGATGAGTTTGCGGGCGTTGTGCAGGCCGATGACGGACGGAATGTCGAGGCTGCGGCCCAAGATGGCGGTATGGCTGGTCGGGCCGCCGGCATCGGTTACGAAGGCGGTAATGTGCTGCTCTTTGAACAATACGGTATCGGCAGGCGAGAGGTCGTGCGCGATGAGGACGGTGTCGTCAAACAGGTTGCCGGCGAGGTTGATTTCGTTGCTTTGGCCGACAAGGTTGTTGTGGATGCGGCGGACGACTTGAAGCATGTCCTGTTTGCGTTCGCGCAGGTAGTCGTCGTCGATGCTGTCGAACTGGGCGGCAAGCTTGTCGCTTTGTTGTTTCAATGCCCATTCGGCGTTGATTTTCTGCTCGCGCAAAATGTCGATGGGTTCGCGCGAGAGGGTAACGTCGGTCAGCAGCATCAGGTGCAGGGAGATGAACGCGCCCAATTCGGTCGGGGCGTTTTCGGGAATCGCGCCGCGCAGCTGTTCCAATTCTTTGCGCGTGGCTTTGATGGCGTTGTCGAAACGGGCAACTTCGGCATCGAGTTTGTCGGGATCAATGTCGTATTGGAGGACTTCCGTTGTGCCGCGCGTGATGAGGTGGGCGTGGCCGATGGCAATGCCTTTGCCCGCGGCTACACCGTGTAGGACGATGCTCATTATTCGCCCTCGCCGAAGTAGTCGTTGATGAGGTCGGTCAACGCCTGCATGGCGGCGGCTTCGTCTGCGCCTTCTGTTTCCAGCTCAATCACGGTACCTTTGGCAGCGGCCAGCATCATCAGGCCCATGATGCTTTTGCCGTTGACGCGGTTGCCGTTTTTGGTAACCCAGACTTCGCTTTGGAATTGGGAGGCGGTTTGGGTGAATTTGCTGGAGGCGCGTGCGTGCAGGCCGAGTTTGTTGATGATTTCGATTTCTTGTTTGAGCATGGATGTCCCCTAAATGTTCGTAAAGTGAATGTTTTCAGACGGCCTTAGCCGTTTTCTTTGCACACCAGGTCTTCAGGTGCGGATGTAATGGCGAAAATGCCACGGATGGCGGCTTCTTTAACGGTTTCGGTGAAGTCGGAGAGGTTTTCGGCTTGTGATGAGTATTGGATGGCTTTAATCATCATCGGGGCGTTGAGGCCGGTCAGGATGGCGGATTTGTTTTCGCGCACCAGTCGGCGTGCGGCGTTGCACGGGGTTGCGCCGAAGATGTCGGTCATGATCAGCACGCCGCGGTTGTCGGGAAATTTCTGCAACGCGGCGATGGCGTTGTTGATGATATCGTTTTGATCTTCGTCGGGCTGTACGCCGAGGATGTGGAGATTTCCGGGAAAGCCGTTGGGGAAGAAATGGTCGGCCAAACCGCGATAGGCTTCACCTATGGTTTCATGTGTAATGATTAACAAACCTATCATGATGTGTTCCTAGTATGGGGGTTGAGGCCGTCTGAAGATTTTTCAGACGGCCTTTGTTTTATTTATTGTTTAAGGCGTAGATTTCGCCGAGGTTGCGCCAACAGCCGGCGGCATCCATGCCGTAGCCGAAGACGTAGCGGTTGGGCACGTCCAAACCGACATAATCGGCTTTGGTCGGTTTTTCTTTATCAATCAGCTTGTTGGCAAATACGGCCGCACGGCAGCTTGCCGCGCCCATTTCCAACAGTTTTTCCTGAATGGCGGCCATGGTGTGGCCTTCGTCCAAGATGTCGTCCAAAACGACTACATGACGGCCTTTGATTTGCTCGGGGTCGGGCATGCGTTTCCAGTTGAACGCGCCGCCTGCGAGTTTGTCGCCATAGCGGGAAACGTGGACGTAGTCAAAGTCCAAAGGGAAACGCAACAGCGGCAGCAACTGTCCTGTAAACACCACCGCGCCACCCATTACCGGCAGGAGCAGGGGGTATTTGCCGCCCAAGTCGCGGGTAATGTCGTCGGCAACTTTTTGCAAGGCCGCGCGGCATTGTTCTTGGTCAAACAGCAAGTCGGCATTGTCCAGCATGGCTTGGGTTTCAAGGCGTTTGGTTTCTAAGTCGGTCATGATAGATCGTGTTGAGTGCGGTTAAAAACAAATTATATAGCGGATTCAATCAATTTTCGATACAAGGCGCGGCAATAGTGTAGTGAAAGTGAAGGGAAATTGAGCCGACCACGTTCAGACGGCCTTTTGCCCTTCCGCTTCGTCCACCAGCAAAAATGCCGACAGAGCCAAAGCGGTCAATACCGCCGTCAACACCATCGCCCGTCCGTAATTGTCCGCACCGGCGCGTCCGAGATAATCGTAAATCAAAGTGGTCAGCGTCTGCCATTCGGGGCGCGACAGGAACAATGTGGCCGCAAATTCGCCGATACACGTTGCCGAAGCCAAAGTCAGACCACGCCGTAAAGCCGGTTTCAATAAAGGCGCGGTTACATAACAGGCCGTCTGAAAAGCGTTTGCGCCCATGGTACGCGCCGCCGCTGCGTAATCTTTGGGCAAACCATCCCACGCGGCTAATACATCTTTGGCCACAAACGGATACGCCAACAGCGCGTAAGTCGCGGTCAGCAGCCACAGCGAAGCCGTCCACTGCGGATAGAGCAACAAAACGCCAAACGCGATGCACACGGGCGACACCATAAACGGCAAAAACATCAGCGCGCGCAACCACGCCATTTGCCGTGCCGCCGCCGCATACAGCACGCCCAAAACCGTTGCCGCCGCCACGGCTGCCGCAGAGAAACGGACGGTGTTCCACACAGCCGCCCACGTTTGCGCCTCTAGCAAGACTGCCCATGAAGAGCCTGCCGATACCGCCTTGAGCCATACCGCCGCCAAAGGCAGCAGGCAGCACAGTGCCAACATGACCAATACCGTTGCCGTCAGCCATTTTTCCCAAGCCCATATCGGTGCACGCGGAGGCAAAGGCGAGACCGACTTATCCACAGCGACGCGCCTGCTCCAATACGCATACAAACCGCCTGCCGCCGCCGTAACCGCCAGCACCAGCCACACCAGCACCGACGCACGCGCCATGTCCAACTCATACGCCACCAGCCGGTAGATTTCCACTTCCACCGTTGCAAAACGTTCGCCGCCGAGCAGCAAGGCCAGCCCGAAGCCTGAAAAACAATATAAAAACACCAGACACGCGCCGCCGGCAACCCACGCACGCACCACCGGCCATTCGACCCAGACAAACCGCCGCCACGCGTCCGCGCCCAAAGATTGCGCCGACAGCAACCGCGCCTGCGGCACACGCACAAATCCCTGATACGCCGAGCGCACTAAAACCGGCAGGTTGAAAAACACATTACCGTAAATCAGCAGCCACGGTGTGTCCTGCCAACCTGCAGCCAGCATACCGTGTGCGCCAAACAAAGCCAGCACGCCCATGCCCGCCACCAAAGTCGGCATCACAAAAGGCAGCATCAGCAGGCGTAAAACCGTGCGCCGTCCGGCAAAGTCCATCCGCGCCAGCACCCACGCCGCAGGCACGCCCAAAGCCGTGACCAAGACGCAGGTCAAAACTGCCTGCGCCACCGTCCAGCCCAAGCGCAGGCGCATATAGTCATCAGCCACCACTTCCGCCCAAGCGCCTTCGCCGTCGTAAAACGCCAACGATAGCAAAGGCGCGGCCACCATAATCGCCAAGAAACCCAAAGGCAGAAGCAACAGCGCAAACCGCCGAATCCAAACCTGCATCGATGCGTACCCGAGAATAAAAACGCCTATTTTAGCCCGAGTTCGGCATAGAAGGTGGTATTCCTGCCCTTGTTTTCAGACGGCCCGGGCAGCCTGACGGATAAAACCGCCGTTTCTTCAAATTTTCCAAACATTTACGAAATCTCTTCAAAAAGGCAACATAATCAGTTGGGCATTTTTGTTACAATGCCGCCGATTCAAAAAACCAAACAAATCAAAAACAAGGAAACATTATGACCACTACACGTCCACAAACCTACGATGCCGTCGCGCGCGCGTTGCACTGGCTGACCGTACTCGGTTTCATCGGCATCCTCTCCACCATTACCGTTTGGACCATCTACGATGGCGAAGAATGGGTCAAATCGCTCTTCGGCGTGCATAAATCCATCGGTTTCATCACGCTACTGGTGATTGCCGTGCGCATTGTTTGGGCTTTGCTCAATGCGTCCAAACGTCCTGCCGCCGACAGCTTTGCCGCCAAAGCAGGCCACCTTGCCCTTTACGTCTTCATGCTCGC
Above is a genomic segment from Neisseria subflava containing:
- a CDS encoding HPr family phosphocarrier protein, which encodes MLKQEIEIINKLGLHARASSKFTQTASQFQSEVWVTKNGNRVNGKSIMGLMMLAAAKGTVIELETEGADEAAAMQALTDLINDYFGEGE
- a CDS encoding PTS sugar transporter subunit IIA; its protein translation is MIGLLIITHETIGEAYRGLADHFFPNGFPGNLHILGVQPDEDQNDIINNAIAALQKFPDNRGVLIMTDIFGATPCNAARRLVRENKSAILTGLNAPMMIKAIQYSSQAENLSDFTETVKEAAIRGIFAITSAPEDLVCKENG
- a CDS encoding hypoxanthine-guanine phosphoribosyltransferase, with product MTDLETKRLETQAMLDNADLLFDQEQCRAALQKVADDITRDLGGKYPLLLPVMGGAVVFTGQLLPLLRFPLDFDYVHVSRYGDKLAGGAFNWKRMPDPEQIKGRHVVVLDDILDEGHTMAAIQEKLLEMGAASCRAAVFANKLIDKEKPTKADYVGLDVPNRYVFGYGMDAAGCWRNLGEIYALNNK
- a CDS encoding ABC transporter permease → MQVWIRRFALLLLPLGFLAIMVAAPLLSLAFYDGEGAWAEVVADDYMRLRLGWTVAQAVLTCVLVTALGVPAAWVLARMDFAGRRTVLRLLMLPFVMPTLVAGMGVLALFGAHGMLAAGWQDTPWLLIYGNVFFNLPVLVRSAYQGFVRVPQARLLSAQSLGADAWRRFVWVEWPVVRAWVAGGACLVFLYCFSGFGLALLLGGERFATVEVEIYRLVAYELDMARASVLVWLVLAVTAAAGGLYAYWSRRVAVDKSVSPLPPRAPIWAWEKWLTATVLVMLALCCLLPLAAVWLKAVSAGSSWAVLLEAQTWAAVWNTVRFSAAAVAAATVLGVLYAAAARQMAWLRALMFLPFMVSPVCIAFGVLLLYPQWTASLWLLTATYALLAYPFVAKDVLAAWDGLPKDYAAAARTMGANAFQTACYVTAPLLKPALRRGLTLASATCIGEFAATLFLSRPEWQTLTTLIYDYLGRAGADNYGRAMVLTAVLTALALSAFLLVDEAEGQKAV
- a CDS encoding cytochrome b; amino-acid sequence: MTTTRPQTYDAVARALHWLTVLGFIGILSTITVWTIYDGEEWVKSLFGVHKSIGFITLLVIAVRIVWALLNASKRPAADSFAAKAGHLALYVFMLAVPVIGMIRQYGGGRGPLKVFGVEVMQGSPEKIEWMSNLGNMAHGKLGWLLFALVAGHIAMVVVHRIQGHDVLYRMIGRRS